A genomic region of Corticium candelabrum chromosome 6, ooCorCand1.1, whole genome shotgun sequence contains the following coding sequences:
- the LOC134181110 gene encoding uncharacterized protein LOC134181110: MLFVDTSTRWLDGACQTSSTVGSPVSRTRTDVLLSAVSLSSSPITTGQTEVSLEDDRLRALWTDNLPTTTMDCSVASSEMSDEGSTMGETESFYTDNEWLGTYIEDIDEFGSCVDSDDHSIPKERRRHLEQYIEQQSLLTLSSIHHPHVFVELLQQPQAHHRSWNATNECSQRLEKRADEPPKCYYKRLLSMSKSGRKHNKRKAKQYRQAMKEKRSGLFDDEQVVILHYSGDTNSGLDEHEDISVVD; the protein is encoded by the exons ATGCTATTCGTGGACACAAGCACACG GTGGTTGGACGGAGCGTGTCAGACATCGTCGACGGTCGGTTCTCCCGTTTCTAGAACACGGACTGACGTTCTACTGTCGGCAGTCTCTTTGTCTTCGTCGCCTATAACGACAGGACAGACGGAGGTGTCGCTAGAAGACGACAG ATTACGTGCTTTGTGGACGGATAACTTGCCCACTACCACTATGGATTGCTCAGTGGCTTCTTCAGAGATGTCTGACGAGGGCAGCACAATGGGAGAAACAGAAAGTTTTTACACGGACAATGAA TGGCTGGGTACATACATTGAAGATATTGATGAGTTTGGATCATGTGTTGactcag ATGATCACAGCATTCCAAAGGAGAGACGTCGTCATTTAGAGCAATACATCGAACAACAGAGTCTCCTCACACTCTCCTCTATCCACCATCCTCACGTTTTCGTTGAACTGCTTCAACAACCACAAGCTCATCATAGATCGTGGAATGCGACAAACGAATGCAGTCAACGTCTAGAAAAGCGAGCAGACGAGCCACCCAAGTGCTACTACAAACGGTTATTGAGCATGTCAAAGAGCGGGAGGAAGCACAACAAGCGGAAAGCAAAACAGTACAGACAGGCAATGAAGGAAAAACGAAGCGGTCTCTTTGACGACGAACAG GTAGTGATACTTCACTATTCGGGCGACACTAATTCTGGACTCGACGAACATGAGGACATTTCAGTTGTCGATTGA
- the LOC134180863 gene encoding uncharacterized protein LOC134180863, which translates to MTKSDLDHIFLKALGFFKSNKPGSDKLLYDLLAEHTKRPSKWLLAEESKASGVSETLVISEESSTSSDVSGDGRTSDAGAGTEIVELVSLDELPKKARHESLGDIVEDDDISQLMSETGVVMVTDEKSHVTMESEGVAAGRKGKRASSAVIYSDDEETDSCVETDSGDEFKGFSVGSSREETPDRSLSQLSVSPAVRLSGSWSDLRSVTPPGMRSRPPPLTKVEFNRSVSWDKSLSGKQSPLAREGPPILLHSPPPVTHPKAVYARPTLQSTPIPSYQSPSMQSTPRRFMQMKRQASLLTQNIKGPAKKSAP; encoded by the exons atgaCTAAAAGCGATTTGGATCACATTTTCTTGAAGGCGCTCGGCTTTTTCAAATCGAACAAACCGGGATCCGACAAGCTGCTCTACGACCTACTCGCCGAGCACACGAAACGCCCGTCAAAGTGGCTCCTCGCCGAAGAATCGAAA GCTAGCGGCGTGAGCGAGACGCTGGTGATATCGGAGGAGTCTTCGACGTCGTCCGACGTCTCCGGGGACGGGCGGACCTCCGATGCGGGGGCGGGGACGGAAATAGTGGAGTTGGTCTCATTGGACGAGCTGCCGAAGAAAGCGCGGCACGAGTCGCTGGGCGACATCGTCGAGGATGACGACATCAGTCAACTGATGTCGGAAACCGGGGTTGTCATGGTAACCGACGAaaagagtcacgtgactatggaGAGCGAGGGCGTGGCTGCTGGGAGGAAGGGAAAGAGGGCGTCGAGTGCGGTGATCTACTCGGACGATGAGGAGACCGACAGCTGTGTGGAGACGGACAGCGGCGACGAGTTCAAGGGATTCTCGGTCGGGTCGTCGAGGGAGGAGACGCCCGACCGATCACTCTCACAACTGTCT gtgtCGCCTGCTGTACGGTTGTCGGGTTCTTGGTCGGACTTGAGGAGTGTGACTCCACCGGGCATGCGATCAAGACCGCCGCCGCTCACGAAGGTGGAGTTTAATAGGAGTGTGAGCTGGgataag TCTCTGTCTGGCAAGCAATCTCCACTTGCTCGTGAAGGTCCACCCATTCTTCTACATTCACCGCCTCCTGTCACCCACCCCAAGGCTGTCTACGCACGACCGACTCTACAGTCGACGCCCATCCCGTCGTATCAGTCGCCGTCCATGCAGTCTACGCCTCGACGTTTCATGCAGATGAAACGACAAGCGAGTTTACTGACTCAAAACATCAAAGGGCCGGCGAAGAAATCGGCACCGTAG